GCCGGTCAAGGTCAAGGAGCTCACGGGCGAATTGGCCTGGCTGGGTCAGCAATGGACAGATCTCCTCGGTCCACTGCCGCTCACCGAGGAGAGCAATTTCTTCGTCTCCGGCGGAGCCAGCCTGGCGGCCGCACAGTTGGTCTCCTCGCTGCGGGTCCGCTACCCGGACGTTTCCATTGCCGACATCTACGCGCACCCAACCCTCGGCGGGCTCTCAACCCACCTGCTGGAGAGCACCGCTTCAGAGTTCGAAGAGCGGGAAGTCGCGCCCACACCTGCGTCGATCGCTTGGATCCAGTCGGCAGTGATCCTGGCTCTCTACTCCATTACGGGCCTGCGCTATGTCACCGGCATCCTGATTGTCTGCTACATCCTCGTCCGGGTTTCGGACAGCCCGTGGGTTCCCAATCCGCCGCTCGTGCCGATTGCGATCGCGTGGGTAGTGCTCTACAGCCTTCCATTCCGTTTCCTCCTTGCCGTGGCATCGGCGCGCCTCCTGCTCATCGGGATCAGGCCCGGCGTCTACCCGCGGGGAGGCCTCACCCACCTGAGATTGTGGACCGCGGAACGGGTCGTCACCTTCTGCAAGCTGGAACCGCTGATGGGCACCCCCATGGCCTGCTGGTATGCCCGCGCGCTGGGATGCAAGGTGGGCAAAGACGTCCACCTCGACGCCATGCCACCGGTGACCGGACTTGCCACGTTCGGGACCGGCGCATCGATTGAACACGAGGCAGACCTGGCCGGCCACTGGCTCAACGGCGACGTCCTGCACATAGGCCGCATCCAGGTGGACGACGACGCGCGGGTCGGGATGCGCTCCACGCTCATGAACGACGCCCACGTCGGTGAAGGCGCAGAGATTGCACCGGGCACCTCCGTCACCGGCAAGGTCCCGGCCGGGGAACACTGGGCAGGATCGCAAATGGAGCACGTGGGCGCGGCAGGCACAGATTGGCCCTCCACCGCCAGCGAGCGCCGCCCCTCACCTCTGATCTCGATTCTCTACCCGCTCTCGCTCTCCGGCCTGACCCTCCTGCCCATCGTCTCTGTTGTCCCGGGCTGCTTCGTGGCACTGACTGCCCTTCGGGGGGCCCGGTCCCTTCAGGACGCCCTGTGGGCCCTGGCGGCGTGGAGCCCGGTGTTCCTGGTGGCCACCGTCGTTGTCTATCTGTCCCTGACGGCAGGACTCGTGCGCGCTTTGAGTGTCCTGATAAAGCCCGGCTTCCATTCGGTACATGGCGCGGCGGCCTGGGCCTCCTGGTTGACCGAAGCGCTGCTGACGAAATCCCTCATCGCCACCTACCCCATCTACGCCAGCCTCTTCACCCCGGTGTGGATGCGCATGATTGGCGCCCAGGTGGGCAAGCACGTGGAAGTCTCGACCGTCGAGACCCTGCCGCACCTTACCCGGTTCGCCGACCGGTCTTTCCTGGCAGACCACTCGATGGTGGCCGCACGGCGTGTCCGCAAAGGCTGGATCCACCTCGGCGCCGCAAGTGTGGGAGAAAAATCCTTTGTCGGCAACTCCGCAATCGTGGGGCCGGACCGCCACGTTCCCGACAACTCCCTGCTGGCCGTGCTGTCCTCCGCCCCGAAGGACATGCCCGCAAACTCGTCCTGGTTCGGACGTCCTGCCGTGGAGCTCCCCCGGCCGGCGGACCAAGGGGAATCGTCCCTCACCTACAACCCCGCACGGCGTCTGCTCGTTGCACGCGCGGCCGTCGAAGTGTGCCGGATTCTTCCAGCCATCGTCACGGCCTGGCTGGCCTTGATCACGGTATGGGTTCTCAACTTGATCTACGACCAGAACGGACTGGCCGTTACCGCCCTGTGGTCCGGTCCGGTGCTGCTGGGCAGCGGCGTCGTTGCCTGCCTTGTTGCCCTGGCCGCGAAATGGGCCCTCGTGGGGCGCTTCGAAGTGACTGAGTACCCGCTCTGGACCTCCTTCGTCTGGCGCAATGAACTCGCGGACGTCTTCTCCGAATCGCTGGCGGTCCCCGGGCTGGTCCGGATGAGCCTCGGCACGCCGATGCTCAACTGGTGGATGCGCCTGATGGGCACCAAAGTCGGCCGCGGGGTGTGGTGCGAGACCTGGTGGCTGCCGGAGTTCGACCTGATCTCCCTGGGCAATGGCGTCAGCGTCAATCGCGGAACCGTGCTGCAGACACACCTCTTCCACGATCGCATCATGCGGATGGACAGGATCCACCTGGGCCCCGAGTCAACACTGGGCCCGAACAGCATTGTGCTGCCGGGCAGCACGGTCAAGGACGGCGCCACGGTTGGCGCGGCGTCCCTGGTGATGCGCTCGGAGGTCGTGCCGGCGGGCAGCCACTGGGCGGGCAACCCCATCCGCCACTGGTCGCCGAACAGGGCTCCAATGAGGCAGCGGCATAGGGCCGCATCGGCCGGGAACTTCCAGCAATCAACACCACACCACGCGCCGTCGGCCAAGAACCCGGGAGTGTAAACAATGACTTTCATCGACGAGAGGGCGGACACTTCCGCCGCCGCATGCCGCGCCTTTGGATCGGTCATAACGGCGATGGTCACGCCGTTCGACCACCGCGGCGAGCCGGACGACGCGGGCGCCTCAACACTTGCGAGGTGGTTGACCCAGCCGGGCTGGAATGACGGCATCGTGGTCAACGGCACCACCGGAGAATCGGTGGCCACGTCGGATCGGGAAAAGGCCTCGATGGTCCAATGCGTGACGCAGGCAGTCCGGGACCGCGGCACGAAAGTCATCGCCGGGGTGGGTGCCGGCGACACACGCCACAGCGTCGCCCTGGCCATGGCTGCCGCGTCGCAGGGGGCGGACGGCCTGCTGGTGGTCGCGCCATACTACTCACGCCCGTCACAGCGGGGGATCCTCGAACATTTCCTTGCCATTGCCGACAGCACACCGCTTCCGGTAATGCTCTACGACATCCCGAAGCGGACGGGGGTCGCGGTAGAGCCGGACACGTTCGTGGCGGCCGCCAAGCACCCCCGTATCGTCGCGGTCAAGGACGCCAAAGGCGACCTGGAGTCGTCCGCCTGGGTGATGGAGCGGACGAACCTCGCCTACTTCTCGGGCGATGACGCGCTGAACCTGCCGTTGCTCTCCATCGGTGCGGTGGGTTTCGTTTCCGTCGTGGGCCACGTCGTCGGAAACCGGCTGCGCGACCTCCTCGACAGCTACCAGCAGGGACGGGTCGCGGAGGCACGTGACATCCACCGTGAGCTGCTCCCGATCTACCGGGGAATGTTCCGGGCTCCCGCCGCCGCATCAGTCAAAGCCGCATTGACCAGCCAGGGACTTCCCGGCGGACCGGTCCGGCTCCCCCTGGTCGGCCTCACGGAGGAGGAGACCCAGCTCCTGGTTCAGGATCTGGCATCAGTGCGGGTTCCTTCCTCACAGCCGGCATGAACGGCATCGACAAAATCGTGTGCAAAGGACGGCCATGACATCCACTAAGAAGCAGCGCCTCATCGGCGTCGACGTCGCCCGGGGCCTGGCCCTGATTGGCATGATGGCAATCCACATCCTGCCGGAGGCCGACGACAACTTCGAACCGACGCTGTCCTGGACCCTATTTGCCGGCAGATCCGCGGGTCTGTTCGCGCTGCTTGCCGGAGTGTCGCTGACCTTCACCTCAGGCGGCAGGACGCCGCTCAAGGGCAGGCCACTCACGGCAGCGAAGTGGGCCCTGGCAGTGCGCGCCCTCATCATCATGTCCATCGGCCTGCTCATCGCCCTGCTCAACCCGCCGGCAGCCATCATCCTGGCCTATTACGGGATGCTGTTCCTGATGGCGATTCCGCTGCTGGGATTTGGCCCCCGCGTTCTCGCGGCCGCCGCCCTCGGCTTTGCCGTGCTGGGGCCGATCTTCATGCAAGCGGTACGCGGCTCGCTGCCGACCCTGGACGGATATGATCCATCCTTCGCGACCCTGGTCACCGACCCTGCAGCGACGATCTCGGACTTGTTCGTGGGGGGCTCCTATCCAGCCATCCCCTGGATGGCCTACATCTGTGCAGGCCTCGCCCTTGGCAGGCTCGACCTCCGGTCCCACGCACTCCAAGTCAGAATGGCCGTCGGCGGCCTCGGACTCGCGACGGGCTCGTGGCTGCTGTCCGAACTCCTCCTGGGCCCCTTCGGCGGCAGGACCCACCTGCTCGAATCAACCCCGTGGATGGGCGCCAAGGGAATTCGCGACGTGCAGATCTGGGGTCCCGACAGTTGGGCCCCCGATCCGACCCTTCCCACAACGTCAGGGTGGTGGCTGACGATCCTCTCGCCGTATTCTTCGACACCACTGGAACTTCTCAACACCATCGGCATCGCGGTGATGGTGCTGGGTGCCGTGCTGCTCGTCGCCAGCAAGGCAGCAACGGCCTTCATGCCGCTCGCCACCATGGGCGGCATGACACTGACGCTGTATTCCGCGCACCTCGTTGCCCTGTCCACCGGCTTCCTCCTGGACCGTCCCGGGGTAGCCATGGCCATGCACACGTTCGCCGCAGCGCTCTTCGCCGTCATTTGGAGGAACGTGACCGCCGGAAAGCAAGGCCCCTTGGAGGGTCTAGTGTCCCGCGCCTCCAACCGGGCGCGCCAGCGGGTGCTCGGGAGCGGGGTTCCGGCAGCCAAGCCGGGGAACCCCGCCGCGGACTCCCTCCCCGGACCCGCCCCTGAGCCAAAACACAACGCGCGGGAGGGAGCCGTCACGTCTGCCGGCACCGACCGCCCGGGAGGTGCGCAATAGCCACGCTGAGCCGTCTCCTGGCCGTTCTCTTTGCCGTCCCAGCAGTGCTGGGACTCGCTGCGGCCCCGGTCTCAGCCGCGCCGTCTGCGGGAGCGGTATCCAATCCGTGCGAGCGCTTGAACGCAGGTGAAGTGCTGTTCCCCAGTCACGGAGCGCATCGGGTGACGTTCGCCACCGCGAAAGCCTATGGCGATATCGAGGTCCTCATTACGGGGTGCGTCAGCACCAGCGACGGGTATGTCCAGGAGTGGCAAAACACCGGATTCGCGGGCAGATCCGGTTTCGCCCCGCCGGGCAAGATGTGGCAGGACACGCTCTACTCGCCGCAGGGGTCATTCTCCTTCACCGAGGCGCTCGGCCGGGCCAACCCGGGAACGGCATTGAAGTACCACACGCTCAATCGCAAGTCGCGGTGGGGCGGGGAGCCCGGGCCGAACTACAACCAGTACTTCGAAGGTGAGGATGGCGGCGCTGACGAGGACCTGTGGTTCTATATGCGGGAGGGGGACTACGAGCAGGCGGCCGTCATCAACTGGAACCGCGAACCCGACATGCCCACCGTTCAGGGCGCCTCCTTCGCCATCTTCCTGCATGCCGGCAATTCGCCTACTCTGGGGTGCATCTCCACCGACCTCCCCACCGTGACCCGCCTCCTCGAGAGTGCCACGCCGGGCGACCGGATCATTATGGGAGTGGAACCTGCGGTGTTCAGCCGAAGCACGAAAACCACCGCAACCCCGCACCCAACGGCCGCGGCGAAGGCCACCGCCGCCCCGCTGCCCACGGGTGCCACCAAGACCCCCGCAAGCCCCCCGGCGGCTGTCCCGCTGCCGGCCAAGATTCTTGCCGCCGGACTCGGCGCGGCCGCAGTCCTGACCGGCGCCGCCGTTCTTGTCCGCCGGCGCAAACGCCTCTGAGCTGCACCGCCCCCGCGGGAACCGCGTCCGGTTACTTAACATGACGACGGCGGCTCTGCGGGCCGGCGTCGCAGGTGTTACGTTTTTTGTGAGTAATGAGACCCGGCGCCAAGCCCTGACTGGCCGGTCGGCAACCCTCCCTTTCGCGGCGGGGTGCCTCAGGTGAATACTCGGCATATCGACCCATTCGAGCTGCAAACGTGAAAGAAGGAGAGCCGTCGTGCCTGACGCGTCCGCCCCCGCTGTGCCCGCCACAGCCCCGTCCCCCGCTTCCCCCGGCGCCGACGTGAAGCTGGCCTACCGCCTGTTCACCGGCCCCGATGACCACGCCTTCTGCGAGCGCGTGTCCGCCGCGCTGGCCGAAGGCTACGTCCTGCACGGCAGCCCCTCGGCCACGTTCAACGGCAGCACCGTGATCGTTGCGCAGGCCCTCGTGCTGCCGGCCGCGATCGCCAGCGCTGACGCCGCCGTCGCCAACGCGGTGGATGAGCTCGACGCCGTCGAGTTCGAGGGCGAAGGCCACGCGTGAGCTACGCCGGAGACCTGACCCCGCAGGAGGCCTGGGTCCGGCTTGAAGCCGGCGCCGTCCTGGTCGACGTCCGCACCGAGGGCGAATGGGCCCACATCGGTGTTCCAAATACGGCGGATGCCGGCGGCCTGCGGGATCCGCTGTTCATCCAGTGGACGTTTGCCGGCGGAGCCCCAAATCCGCAGTTCGTGGAGCAGCTGCGCCGGCAGGTACCCGCAGTCGACGGCGCCGAACTCATCTTCCTGTGCCGCTCCGGCGCGCGTTCCGCGGCGGCCGCGGGCGCCGCCGCCGCGGCGGGCTTCACCGCCTACAACGTCCTCGAGGGCTTTGAGGGCGAACCGGACCCATCCGGCGCCCGCACCGTCAACGGCTGGAAGAACCGCGGCCTCCCCAGCAACCCCGGAAAGCACTAAGTGGGCTTCAATCCCGACGCCCAGGGCTGGAGCCCGGACACCCAGGCCGTCCGCGGCGGCCTCGACCGCACCGGGTTCCAGGAGACCACCGAGCCGATCTTCCTGAACTCCGGCTTCGTCTACGAATCCGCCGCCGCGGCCGAGCGTGCCTTCACGGGCGAGGATGAGCGCTTCGTCTACTCCCGCTACGGCAACCCCTCCGTGGCCACCTTCCAGGAACGGCTCCGTCTGCTGGAAGGCACCGAGGCGTGCTTCGCCACCGCCTCGGGCATGTCCGCGGTGTTCACCGCACTCGGGGCGTTGCTCGCCGCCGGGGACCGTGTTGTCGCGGCCCGCTCCCTGTTCGGCTCGTGCTTCGTGATCCTGAACGAAATCCTGCCGCGCTGGGGCGTGCAGACGGTCTTCGTGGACGGTCCGGACCTGGACCAGTGGCGCGCCGCCCTGTCGGAACCCACGACGGCGGTCTTCTTCGAATCCCCGTCGAACCCGATGCAGGAAATCGTTGACATCGCCGCCGTGAGCGAGCTGGCGCACGCCGCCGGCGCGACGGTCGTCGTCGACAATGTTTTCGCCACTCCCCTGCTGCAGCGCTGCGGGGAGCTCGGCGCGGACGTGGTCGTCTACTCCGGCACCAAACACATCGACGGCCAGGGCCGTGTGCTCGGCGGGGCGATCCTGGGCTCCAAGGAGTTCATCGACGGCCCGGTCAAGCAGCTCATGCGCCACACCGGTCCGGCGCTGTCGGCCTTCAACGCCTGGGTGCTGACCAAGGGGCTGGAGACCATGGGCTTGCGGGTGAACCACTCCTCTGCCTCCGCACTGCGGCTGGCCGGATGGCTGCAGGAGCAGCCCGCCGTCAGCTGGGTGAAGTACCCGCTGCTGCCGTCCCACCCGCAGTACGAGCTGGCCGCACGGCAGATGAAGGCCGGCGGCACCGTGCTGACCTTCGAGCTGTCCCCGTCCCCGGGACGGACGGCGAAGGAAGCCGCCTTCGCCCTGTTGGACGCCCTCCGGATCATCGACATCTCAAACAACCTTGGCGATTCAAAGTCCCTCATCACGCATCCGGCCACCACGACGCACCGCGCCATGGGTCCGGAGGGACGGGCGGCGATCGGGCTGAGCGACGGTGTGGTGCGGCTGTCGGTGGGCCTGGAAGAGGTGGAGGACCTGATCCGGGACCTCGGTTACGCGCTCAAGCAGGTCTAGCTCCGGCGGACCCGGGAGAGCACGGGGGCCGGTTCCGCCGCCCCCTCCGTCTCCTCGGTTTCCGCGCCGCGCGTCGTGACGCGCACGGCATGGGCGACGACGGCGGCCAGTCCGGCGTCGTCGACGGGAGTGTCCAGCCCCGGAGCGCAGAGAGCCTGGCGCTGTTGCTGCGAGCCCGTGCCGTCCGCCAGTATTCGGTTGACTCCGTGGCGCACCAGGTCCAGCTCCCCCTGCTCAGCCAGCACGGGGGCCAGGAAGTCCACGAGAGCATGCACCACCTCGGCCGCGGGAGCGGGGGTGAAGGTTCCGAAGTCCAGCAGCTGCCCGCGCAGTCCGCAGTTGCTGGCCTGCCAAGCTGCCATCCGCAGCAGCAAGGTCGGCACCGGTGCAGGGTCGACGCCGTCGTCCCATTCCCGGGCGGCTGTCTCGACAAGCGCCCGCACCAGGACGGCGATCAGCGCCGCGTCGTCCGCCCGCAGGCAGACATCGGCGACCCGGACCTCCACGGTGGGATGATGCCGGCACAGCCGCGCATCGAAGTAGACCATCCCCTCATCCATCAGGACCCCGGTCTCCACCAGCCGGCTCACAACCCGGCGGTAGACCGGCAGGTTGCCGAAGATCATTGTGGGCCCGGACCCCGGCCAGCGGTTCCACGCCTGGGTGCGGTAGCTTTCGAACCCGGTCTCCGTGCCGTTCCAGTAGGGGGAGTTGGCGCTGAGGGCGATCAGCACCGCGAGCTTGTCCCGGATCCGGTCCAGCACCGCGACCGCTTCCTCCGGCGACTCCACGAAGGTGTGGACGTGAAACCCGCAGGTCAGCTGCTCCTGCACGGTGAGGCCAAAGCGCCTCTGCATGGTTGCGTACCGCGGGTTGGGCGTCGTGTGTGTGACCGACGCCAGCGGCGAGGTGGCCAGGGCGGCCACCCTGGCGCCGTGGGTTTGGGCGGCCCGGTCGGTGAAGGCCCGGGACTGCCGGATCTGCCGGAGTAGGGCTCCGTGGTCCAGGCAGGGCATCGTCTGGGTCTCGATCTGCTCGAGCTTGAGCTCGAAGCTGAAGCCCGAATCGTCGTGCGCGGGACTGGTGGCGGCCTCGGGCTCCACGGCGGCGGCCACCGGCTTGAGGCCGCCCAGCAGCGCATCGGCCAGCGCCAGCGGGACCCCGGTGACGGGGTCCACGATCAGCAGTTCCTCCTCGACGCCAAAGGTCCGCATGCAACTATTGTCCGTCCGCACCCGCCCCGTCGCGCTACCCCCAGTGCGGGTCATTTAGCGGCGGGGACCGGCCGATTCAGTCCTGGAAATACTCGATCTTGGCGCCGATGGTGTTGAGCCGTTCAGCCAGGTCCTCATAGCCGCGCTCGATCACGTAGATGTTGCGCAGCTCGGACACACCCCGCGCGGCGAGCATGGCCAGCAGCAGGCAGGCGGCAGGGCGCAGGGCGGGCGGGCAGCCGACCTCCGCGGCCCGCCACTTGGTGGGCCCGTTGACGTAGATCCGGTGCGGATCCAGGAGCTGGACCTGGGCGCCCAGCTTATTCAGCTCGGTCAGGTAGATGGCCCGGTTCTCGTACACCCAGTCGTGGATCATCGTCTGACCCTGCGCGTTGGCGGCGATGACGGCGAAGAACGGTAGGTTGTCGATGTTCAGGCCGGGGAAGGGCATCGGGTGGATCTTGTCCTCCGGCGCGGTCAGCTCCGAGGGCTGGGTGGTGACGTCCACCAGCCGGGTGCGGCCGTTGCGGGCGACGTATTCCGCCGACACCTCCAGCCGCTGGCCCATCTGCTCAAGCGTCGCCAGCTCGATCTCCATGAACTCGATCGGGACCCGGCGGATCGTGACCTCGGAATTCGTCACGATGCCGGCGGTGATCAGGCTCATCGCCTCGATCGGGTCCTCGGACGGGAAGTACTCGATGTCGACGTTGATCGACGGGCGGCCGACGATCTTGAGCGTCGTGGTGCCGACGCCGTCGATCTGCACGCCCAGCATCTGCAGGTAGAAGCAGAGGTCCTGGACCATGTAGTTCGGGCTGGCGTTGCGGATGATGGTGCTGCCGCTGCGGTGCGCGGCGGCCATGATGGCGTTCTCGGTCACCGTGTCGCCGCGTTCACTCAGCACGAAAGACCGGTCGTGGCCGTCCGAGGTCGGTGCCTGCACGCTGTAAAAGCCGGACTTCGCCTCGACGCTGAGCCCGAACTGCCGCAGGGCCTGCATGTGCGGCTCCACGGTGCGGGTGCCGAGGTCGCAGCCGCCTGCGTAGGGCAGCCGGTATTCGGTGGACTCATCGAGCAGCGGGCCCAGGAGCATAATGACGCTGCGGGTGCGCCGGGCGGCCTCCACGTCCATCGAGGCCAGGTCCAGCACGGCCGGGCGGCGGATCTGCAGATCGTTGGCGTTGAGCCAGGTGCATTCGACGCCGATGCTGGTCAGCACCTCGACGATCCGGTTGACCTCCTCGATCCGGGCCAGCCGGCGCAACACCGTGGTGCCGCGGTTGATGAGGCTGGCGCAGAGCAAGGCGACGCCGGCGTTCTTGCTGCTGTTGACGTCGACTGCGCCGGAGAGCGTGCGGCCGCCCTCGACCCGGAGGTGGGTCATCTGGGGCCGGCCCACCTTGACGATGGTGCGGCCGAAAATCGATTCGAGCCGCTGGATCATTTTCAGGCTCAGGTTCTGCTTGCCCTGCTCCATCCGGGCGATGGCGCTCTGGCTGGTTCCCAGCTCGGCGGCCAGCTGTCCCTGGGTCCAGCCCTTCTCGCCGCGGGCGTCCCGGAGCACGGCGCCAACGTATTCGGCAGTCTGTTGAGTCATATCCAACAAATATCATGGATGAGTTATTGACGCCCTCCACGCTGCCCGAATAGCAGTGAATCTCACACGATACTCACCTCGTGATTCACCTCGTGCGATATCGCTTCTTCCATGCCGGCCCCGGGGGCACCGGCTATTGCTGGCCGAGGAACACCATGTTCCACGTACCGGCCCCTACGGCGGCGGCCACGGCGGCCCCCGCGATCAGCACGCCGCCCAGTACCACCCACGCGTCCAGCCAGCTAAACGTCGCCTCCCGAGCCCAGGTCCGCTCCGCGCCGCCGAAGCCGCGCGCTTCCATGGTCACCGCGAGCCGGGAAGCGCGGCGGACCGCCTGGACCAGCAGCCCGAAGCTTTGCCCCAGCGTGGCCCTCAGCCGCTGCACCGGATTTCCGTGCGAGCCCACTCCCCGGGCCCGGCGGGCCATGCCGATGGTCTGCCACTCTTCGGCCATAACGCCCACCAGCCGCATTGCGGCGAGGGTGCCCAGGACGAAGCGGTGCGGCAGTTTGGCCTGCTGCGCCAGG
The nucleotide sequence above comes from Arthrobacter sp. KBS0702. Encoded proteins:
- a CDS encoding Pls/PosA family non-ribosomal peptide synthetase; protein product: MNIIEETIARYPAAPALDDGTVLLSYEALGERIADIARRLWSANIGAGDRVGVRVPSGSVDLYIAILGVLAAGAAYVPVDADEPDDRAETVWSEAGVCAVIGQSLELTLFGGVRTLGHSPEAHCEDDAWIIFTSGSTGKPKGVAITHRSAAALVDAETELYCVSSPLGPGDRVLAGLSVAFDASCEEMWLAWRNGACLVPAPRDVVRSGADLGPWLARRNITVVSTVPTLAALWPNEALDKVRLLIFGGEACPADLVARLAGPSREVWNTYGPTEATVIACAALVDGKQPVRIGLPLCGYALAVVDADGHPVAWGEEGELVIGGVGLGRYLDTAKDAEKYAPMPLLGWPRAYRSGDIVRADPAGLVFVGRADEQVKLAGRRVEMGEIDEALSELPGVAAAAGAIQLSPSGNKVLAGYLVPASGVVLDLGQCRALLAEKLPAQLVPALGILEELPLKTSGKVDRKALPWPLATEAGPPVKVKELTGELAWLGQQWTDLLGPLPLTEESNFFVSGGASLAAAQLVSSLRVRYPDVSIADIYAHPTLGGLSTHLLESTASEFEEREVAPTPASIAWIQSAVILALYSITGLRYVTGILIVCYILVRVSDSPWVPNPPLVPIAIAWVVLYSLPFRFLLAVASARLLLIGIRPGVYPRGGLTHLRLWTAERVVTFCKLEPLMGTPMACWYARALGCKVGKDVHLDAMPPVTGLATFGTGASIEHEADLAGHWLNGDVLHIGRIQVDDDARVGMRSTLMNDAHVGEGAEIAPGTSVTGKVPAGEHWAGSQMEHVGAAGTDWPSTASERRPSPLISILYPLSLSGLTLLPIVSVVPGCFVALTALRGARSLQDALWALAAWSPVFLVATVVVYLSLTAGLVRALSVLIKPGFHSVHGAAAWASWLTEALLTKSLIATYPIYASLFTPVWMRMIGAQVGKHVEVSTVETLPHLTRFADRSFLADHSMVAARRVRKGWIHLGAASVGEKSFVGNSAIVGPDRHVPDNSLLAVLSSAPKDMPANSSWFGRPAVELPRPADQGESSLTYNPARRLLVARAAVEVCRILPAIVTAWLALITVWVLNLIYDQNGLAVTALWSGPVLLGSGVVACLVALAAKWALVGRFEVTEYPLWTSFVWRNELADVFSESLAVPGLVRMSLGTPMLNWWMRLMGTKVGRGVWCETWWLPEFDLISLGNGVSVNRGTVLQTHLFHDRIMRMDRIHLGPESTLGPNSIVLPGSTVKDGATVGAASLVMRSEVVPAGSHWAGNPIRHWSPNRAPMRQRHRAASAGNFQQSTPHHAPSAKNPGV
- the dapA gene encoding 4-hydroxy-tetrahydrodipicolinate synthase, which translates into the protein MTFIDERADTSAAACRAFGSVITAMVTPFDHRGEPDDAGASTLARWLTQPGWNDGIVVNGTTGESVATSDREKASMVQCVTQAVRDRGTKVIAGVGAGDTRHSVALAMAAASQGADGLLVVAPYYSRPSQRGILEHFLAIADSTPLPVMLYDIPKRTGVAVEPDTFVAAAKHPRIVAVKDAKGDLESSAWVMERTNLAYFSGDDALNLPLLSIGAVGFVSVVGHVVGNRLRDLLDSYQQGRVAEARDIHRELLPIYRGMFRAPAAASVKAALTSQGLPGGPVRLPLVGLTEEETQLLVQDLASVRVPSSQPA
- a CDS encoding heparan-alpha-glucosaminide N-acetyltransferase domain-containing protein: MTSTKKQRLIGVDVARGLALIGMMAIHILPEADDNFEPTLSWTLFAGRSAGLFALLAGVSLTFTSGGRTPLKGRPLTAAKWALAVRALIIMSIGLLIALLNPPAAIILAYYGMLFLMAIPLLGFGPRVLAAAALGFAVLGPIFMQAVRGSLPTLDGYDPSFATLVTDPAATISDLFVGGSYPAIPWMAYICAGLALGRLDLRSHALQVRMAVGGLGLATGSWLLSELLLGPFGGRTHLLESTPWMGAKGIRDVQIWGPDSWAPDPTLPTTSGWWLTILSPYSSTPLELLNTIGIAVMVLGAVLLVASKAATAFMPLATMGGMTLTLYSAHLVALSTGFLLDRPGVAMAMHTFAAALFAVIWRNVTAGKQGPLEGLVSRASNRARQRVLGSGVPAAKPGNPAADSLPGPAPEPKHNAREGAVTSAGTDRPGGAQ
- a CDS encoding DUF1737 domain-containing protein; translation: MPATAPSPASPGADVKLAYRLFTGPDDHAFCERVSAALAEGYVLHGSPSATFNGSTVIVAQALVLPAAIASADAAVANAVDELDAVEFEGEGHA
- a CDS encoding rhodanese-like domain-containing protein, with the translated sequence MSYAGDLTPQEAWVRLEAGAVLVDVRTEGEWAHIGVPNTADAGGLRDPLFIQWTFAGGAPNPQFVEQLRRQVPAVDGAELIFLCRSGARSAAAAGAAAAAGFTAYNVLEGFEGEPDPSGARTVNGWKNRGLPSNPGKH
- a CDS encoding O-succinylhomoserine sulfhydrylase — encoded protein: MGFNPDAQGWSPDTQAVRGGLDRTGFQETTEPIFLNSGFVYESAAAAERAFTGEDERFVYSRYGNPSVATFQERLRLLEGTEACFATASGMSAVFTALGALLAAGDRVVAARSLFGSCFVILNEILPRWGVQTVFVDGPDLDQWRAALSEPTTAVFFESPSNPMQEIVDIAAVSELAHAAGATVVVDNVFATPLLQRCGELGADVVVYSGTKHIDGQGRVLGGAILGSKEFIDGPVKQLMRHTGPALSAFNAWVLTKGLETMGLRVNHSSASALRLAGWLQEQPAVSWVKYPLLPSHPQYELAARQMKAGGTVLTFELSPSPGRTAKEAAFALLDALRIIDISNNLGDSKSLITHPATTTHRAMGPEGRAAIGLSDGVVRLSVGLEEVEDLIRDLGYALKQV
- a CDS encoding glutamate--cysteine ligase — translated: MRTFGVEEELLIVDPVTGVPLALADALLGGLKPVAAAVEPEAATSPAHDDSGFSFELKLEQIETQTMPCLDHGALLRQIRQSRAFTDRAAQTHGARVAALATSPLASVTHTTPNPRYATMQRRFGLTVQEQLTCGFHVHTFVESPEEAVAVLDRIRDKLAVLIALSANSPYWNGTETGFESYRTQAWNRWPGSGPTMIFGNLPVYRRVVSRLVETGVLMDEGMVYFDARLCRHHPTVEVRVADVCLRADDAALIAVLVRALVETAAREWDDGVDPAPVPTLLLRMAAWQASNCGLRGQLLDFGTFTPAPAAEVVHALVDFLAPVLAEQGELDLVRHGVNRILADGTGSQQQRQALCAPGLDTPVDDAGLAAVVAHAVRVTTRGAETEETEGAAEPAPVLSRVRRS
- a CDS encoding UDP-N-acetylglucosamine 1-carboxyvinyltransferase, producing MTQQTAEYVGAVLRDARGEKGWTQGQLAAELGTSQSAIARMEQGKQNLSLKMIQRLESIFGRTIVKVGRPQMTHLRVEGGRTLSGAVDVNSSKNAGVALLCASLINRGTTVLRRLARIEEVNRIVEVLTSIGVECTWLNANDLQIRRPAVLDLASMDVEAARRTRSVIMLLGPLLDESTEYRLPYAGGCDLGTRTVEPHMQALRQFGLSVEAKSGFYSVQAPTSDGHDRSFVLSERGDTVTENAIMAAAHRSGSTIIRNASPNYMVQDLCFYLQMLGVQIDGVGTTTLKIVGRPSINVDIEYFPSEDPIEAMSLITAGIVTNSEVTIRRVPIEFMEIELATLEQMGQRLEVSAEYVARNGRTRLVDVTTQPSELTAPEDKIHPMPFPGLNIDNLPFFAVIAANAQGQTMIHDWVYENRAIYLTELNKLGAQVQLLDPHRIYVNGPTKWRAAEVGCPPALRPAACLLLAMLAARGVSELRNIYVIERGYEDLAERLNTIGAKIEYFQD